The Zavarzinia compransoris genome includes a window with the following:
- a CDS encoding DUF1329 domain-containing protein produces the protein MKMAAVAAVLAMLAASGASSASARVTAGEAARLDKDLTPMGAVRAGNADGSIPVWDGGLRVPPPGFKPGMHYPTPFPDDKVLFTITGKTVEQYKDRLTAGHQALLRLYPTYSLPVYATRRSCALPERLYEANRRNAVSATMTEDDNGLNDALLGNPFPIPQSGVEAIWNHRLRYRGFKVKRYFAAALVARDGSYELVRGHDQGIAHYNGPGINTIGDVTDIGQLKNIGISYLNFITFPPKSAGTIVLVLDTINAKELPRQAWVYNPGTRRLLRAPDIAYDNPAPQTDGLAPADTFDMYNGATDRYVFKLEGKREIYMGYNAYEIGNPKYQYKDILTPQHTRQDLLRYELHRAFVVDAVLKEGARHIYGRRTFYLDEDSWNIVSVDAYDTRKQLWRVQDGPLVNAYDVPLCSSVIEIAHDLQSGKYLTFGMKNQEKPVEFDAKLDGSMFTPDAVRRMGSQ, from the coding sequence ATGAAGATGGCAGCGGTGGCGGCCGTTCTGGCGATGCTTGCGGCGAGCGGGGCGAGCAGCGCGTCGGCCAGGGTGACGGCGGGCGAGGCGGCCCGGCTGGACAAGGACCTGACCCCCATGGGGGCGGTCCGGGCGGGCAATGCGGACGGCTCGATCCCGGTCTGGGACGGCGGCCTGCGCGTGCCGCCCCCGGGCTTCAAGCCGGGCATGCATTACCCGACGCCCTTTCCCGACGACAAGGTGCTGTTCACCATCACCGGCAAGACCGTCGAGCAATACAAGGACAGGCTGACCGCGGGCCACCAGGCGCTGCTCCGGCTCTATCCGACCTATTCGCTGCCGGTCTATGCGACGCGGCGCAGCTGCGCCCTGCCGGAACGGCTCTATGAAGCCAACCGCCGCAATGCCGTCTCGGCGACCATGACCGAGGACGACAATGGGCTGAACGACGCCCTGCTGGGCAATCCGTTCCCGATTCCCCAATCCGGGGTCGAGGCGATCTGGAACCACCGGCTGCGCTATCGCGGCTTCAAGGTGAAGCGCTATTTCGCGGCGGCCCTGGTCGCCCGCGACGGCTCCTACGAACTCGTCCGCGGCCACGACCAGGGCATCGCCCATTACAACGGCCCGGGCATCAACACGATCGGCGACGTCACCGATATCGGCCAGCTGAAGAATATCGGCATCTCCTACCTGAACTTCATCACCTTTCCGCCGAAATCGGCGGGGACGATCGTCCTGGTGCTGGACACGATCAACGCCAAGGAACTGCCGCGCCAGGCCTGGGTCTATAATCCGGGCACCCGGCGCCTGCTGCGCGCCCCCGACATCGCCTATGACAATCCAGCGCCCCAGACCGACGGCTTGGCGCCGGCCGATACGTTCGACATGTACAACGGCGCGACCGACCGCTACGTCTTCAAGCTGGAGGGCAAGCGCGAAATCTACATGGGTTACAATGCCTATGAGATCGGCAACCCGAAATATCAGTACAAGGATATTCTCACCCCCCAGCACACCCGCCAGGACCTGCTGCGTTACGAACTGCACCGGGCCTTCGTCGTCGATGCAGTGCTGAAGGAAGGGGCGCGCCACATCTATGGCCGCCGCACCTTCTATCTCGACGAAGACAGCTGGAACATCGTCTCGGTCGATGCCTATGACACGCGGAAGCAATTGTGGCGCGTGCAGGACGGGCCGCTGGTCAATGCCTATGACGTGCCGCTGTGCTCGTCGGTGATCGAAATCGCCCACGACCTGCAATCCGGCAAATACCTGACCTTCGGCATGAAGAACCAGGAAAAGCCGGTGGAGTTCGACGCCAAGCTCGACGGTTCGATGTTCACGCCGGATGCGGTGCGCCGCATGGGTTCGCAGTGA
- a CDS encoding helix-turn-helix domain-containing protein has protein sequence MSLAVIFGTNLRHHRKAKHLTQAELAEKVALSPEMISKIERGIASPSFATIEKLSEILAVPEVVFFGVGLIVTTDGERTRILSKIQTRLSRLNEDQLVRADRMLSALTD, from the coding sequence GTGTCGCTTGCGGTCATATTCGGAACAAACCTGCGTCATCATCGTAAGGCCAAACACCTGACGCAGGCTGAGCTTGCCGAGAAGGTGGCGCTCTCGCCCGAGATGATCAGCAAGATCGAGCGCGGGATCGCCTCGCCGTCCTTCGCGACGATCGAGAAACTGTCGGAGATACTGGCGGTGCCCGAGGTGGTCTTCTTCGGCGTCGGCCTGATCGTCACCACCGACGGCGAGCGGACGCGCATCCTCTCGAAGATCCAGACCCGGCTGTCCCGCCTGAACGAGGACCAACTGGTGCGCGCTGACAGGATGCTGAGCGCGCTGACGGACTGA
- a CDS encoding DUF1302 domain-containing protein: protein MPPFSRRPGLLVAASALLAASSALAYDFEIGDEVTGSVITTLSIGAQMRIADRDPRNVGYYNGGRYTPADADDGNLNFDKYDLVTQITAVRSEARLRWRDYFATVSGEAFVDAVALNNDLAPNGPEGRPWRGRYSPSARDAAAWDARFREYYVGGNFTLFDNNLQVKLGSQILNWGEALFTLNGISVINPLEVSKILTPGTELKDALIPVPMVKLSYEIADGPSIEAFYQFDFEPIRLPVCGSFLSFNDNLCEGAKATSVFTDAGDRRSYTVGRDNAADYDNPAPPYGTGPQALSVSVPLHREDDPAGGDWGVSLRYFVPELNNTEFQAFYVNYRSRLPSIYFKAPEHYADGTGEVALMTAAPGLLGTALGALGPEAQAALAAGLAQLAPGLNLTGNLLSDLLDPALAPVLGGLISPPLGTLPRSVVFENLDNSGFYQYYPDDLQMLGLAFSTTDNWTGIAINGEISYKHNVPILGSAPAFFAAAINQAGGIPIDQGTAGARLPLGPPTIAGTALPLGPLYINNFGIAPISDGPNGLVFDDQYSPGRIIRADKRHDVWQAALRLTKIFGGTDFLTRVTGANSIIALVEFGGLFVDLDENYPYAAYGQNGFSGFYSRALELPGGFAQVSPPEPVLALGDPFWETGRLPTQWSGGIQGLFLFDYPDLIEGVKLTPSVAFSTGLVGITPAPLPGFTKGMTSLLFGLRADFSQSFAVTLNYFKSFGAGGGSNGSRNPFIDRDFLGIAATYQF from the coding sequence ATGCCGCCGTTTTCCCGCCGCCCCGGCCTTCTGGTCGCGGCCTCGGCCCTGCTCGCCGCCTCCTCGGCGCTCGCCTACGACTTCGAGATCGGCGACGAGGTCACGGGCAGCGTCATCACCACGCTGTCGATCGGCGCGCAGATGCGGATCGCCGATCGCGATCCCCGCAACGTCGGCTATTACAACGGCGGGCGTTACACCCCGGCCGATGCCGACGACGGCAACCTGAATTTCGACAAATACGACCTGGTCACCCAGATCACGGCCGTCCGCTCCGAGGCGCGGCTGCGCTGGCGCGATTATTTCGCCACCGTCAGCGGCGAAGCCTTCGTCGATGCCGTCGCCCTGAACAACGACCTTGCCCCGAACGGCCCGGAAGGGCGGCCCTGGCGCGGGCGCTATTCGCCCTCGGCGCGGGATGCGGCGGCCTGGGACGCGCGCTTCCGGGAATATTACGTCGGCGGCAATTTCACCCTGTTCGACAATAATCTCCAGGTGAAGCTGGGCAGCCAGATCCTGAACTGGGGCGAGGCGCTGTTCACCCTGAACGGCATTTCGGTGATCAATCCGCTCGAGGTCAGCAAGATCCTGACCCCGGGGACGGAACTGAAGGACGCCCTGATCCCGGTGCCCATGGTGAAACTGTCCTATGAGATCGCGGACGGGCCGTCGATCGAAGCCTTCTACCAGTTCGACTTCGAGCCGATCCGCCTGCCGGTCTGCGGCAGTTTCCTCAGCTTCAACGACAATCTCTGCGAAGGCGCCAAGGCGACCTCGGTGTTCACCGATGCCGGCGACCGCCGGTCCTATACGGTCGGGCGCGACAATGCCGCCGACTACGACAACCCGGCGCCGCCCTATGGCACCGGCCCGCAGGCACTCTCGGTCAGCGTGCCCCTGCACCGCGAGGACGATCCGGCGGGCGGCGACTGGGGCGTTTCGCTGCGCTATTTCGTGCCGGAACTGAACAATACCGAGTTCCAGGCCTTCTATGTGAACTACCGCAGCCGGCTGCCCTCGATCTATTTCAAGGCGCCGGAACACTATGCGGACGGGACGGGGGAGGTGGCGCTGATGACGGCGGCGCCGGGCCTGCTCGGGACTGCGCTTGGCGCCCTCGGGCCCGAGGCGCAGGCGGCGCTGGCGGCCGGCCTCGCGCAGCTGGCGCCGGGGCTGAACCTGACCGGCAATCTTCTGTCCGACCTGCTCGATCCGGCACTCGCGCCCGTGCTCGGCGGCCTGATCTCGCCGCCGCTCGGCACTTTGCCGCGCTCGGTGGTGTTCGAGAATTTGGATAATTCGGGTTTCTATCAATATTACCCGGACGATCTCCAGATGCTGGGGCTCGCCTTCAGCACCACCGACAATTGGACCGGCATCGCCATCAACGGCGAGATTTCCTACAAGCACAATGTCCCGATCCTCGGCTCCGCCCCCGCCTTCTTCGCCGCGGCGATCAACCAGGCGGGCGGCATTCCGATCGACCAGGGCACGGCAGGGGCGCGGCTGCCGCTGGGCCCGCCGACCATCGCCGGCACGGCGCTGCCCCTCGGCCCCCTCTACATCAATAATTTCGGCATCGCGCCGATTTCCGACGGGCCGAACGGCCTCGTCTTCGACGACCAATATAGTCCCGGCCGCATCATCCGCGCCGACAAGCGCCACGATGTCTGGCAGGCGGCGCTGCGCCTGACCAAGATCTTCGGCGGCACCGATTTCCTGACCCGGGTGACGGGGGCGAATTCGATCATCGCGCTGGTTGAATTCGGCGGGCTCTTCGTCGATCTCGACGAGAACTACCCCTATGCCGCCTATGGCCAGAACGGCTTTTCCGGCTTCTACAGCCGCGCGCTCGAACTGCCCGGGGGCTTTGCCCAGGTCTCGCCGCCCGAGCCGGTGCTGGCCCTGGGCGACCCGTTCTGGGAGACCGGCAGATTGCCCACCCAATGGTCGGGCGGCATCCAGGGCCTGTTCCTGTTCGACTATCCGGACCTGATCGAGGGGGTGAAACTGACGCCCTCCGTCGCCTTCTCGACCGGGCTGGTGGGGATCACGCCGGCGCCGCTGCCGGGCTTCACCAAGGGGATGACGTCGCTGCTCTTCGGCCTGCGCGCCGATTTCTCGCAAAGTTTCGCGGTGACGCTGAACTACTTCAAATCCTTCGGCGCGGGCGGCGGCTCGAACGGTTCGCGCAATCCCTTCATCGACCGGGATTTCCTCGGCATCGCCGCCACCTATCAGTTCTGA
- a CDS encoding TetR/AcrR family transcriptional regulator, with protein sequence MKKRPSQRRAQVTVEAMVTAAAELLSSLPYDSVTTNRIAERAGVGIGSLYQYFPNKEAIVARVVTGWVEAMVEEVTARLAASTQLEVREAALAMVSALFEVIDRHRVKVKLILEVIPFATQIPAVAMLPQQLVLIAAQTHASVRDRLNFPRPEAASYVLMVMSRASIIDAVLHCPKHLDRRDVELTISDFIARIMLGNETAATARPQN encoded by the coding sequence ATGAAGAAGCGGCCGAGCCAGCGCCGCGCCCAGGTGACGGTCGAGGCCATGGTCACTGCGGCGGCCGAGCTTCTGTCGAGCCTGCCCTACGACAGCGTGACCACCAACCGGATCGCGGAGCGGGCGGGTGTCGGCATCGGCTCGCTCTACCAGTATTTTCCGAACAAGGAGGCGATCGTCGCCCGGGTCGTCACCGGCTGGGTCGAGGCCATGGTCGAGGAAGTGACGGCACGCCTCGCCGCCTCGACCCAGCTCGAAGTGCGCGAAGCGGCGCTGGCCATGGTCTCCGCCCTGTTCGAGGTGATCGACCGGCACCGGGTGAAGGTGAAGCTGATCCTCGAAGTCATCCCCTTCGCGACGCAGATCCCGGCGGTGGCCATGCTGCCCCAGCAATTGGTGCTGATCGCGGCGCAGACCCATGCCTCGGTCCGCGACCGGCTGAACTTCCCCCGGCCGGAGGCGGCTTCCTATGTCCTGATGGTGATGTCCCGCGCCTCGATCATCGATGCGGTGCTGCATTGCCCGAAGCATCTCGACCGGCGCGACGTCGAACTGACGATTTCCGATTTCATCGCCCGCATCATGCTGGGCAATGAAACCGCCGCCACCGCCCGGCCTCAGAACTGA